The following coding sequences lie in one Nycticebus coucang isolate mNycCou1 chromosome 18, mNycCou1.pri, whole genome shotgun sequence genomic window:
- the GPS1 gene encoding COP9 signalosome complex subunit 1 isoform X7, whose protein sequence is MQIDVDPQEDPQNAPDINYVVENPTLDLEQYAASYSGLMRIERLQFIADHCPPLRVEALKMALSFVQRTFNVDMYEEIHRKLSEATRELQNAPDAIPESSVEPPALDTAWVEATRKKALLKLEKLDTDLKNYKGNSIKESIRRGHDDLGDHYLDCGDLSNALKCYSRARDYCTSAKHVINMCLNVIKVSVYLQNWSHVLSYVSKAESTPEIAEQRGERDSQTQAILTKLKCAAGLAELAARKYKQAAKCFLLASFDHCDFPELLSPSNVAVYGGLCALATFDRQELQRNVISSSSSFKLFLELEPQVRDIIFKFYESKYASCLKMLDEMKDNLLLDMYLAAHVRTLYTQIRNRALIQYFSPYVSADMHKMAAAFNTTVAALEDELTQLILEGLINARVDSHSKILYARDVDQRSTTFEKSLLMGKEFQRRAKAMMLRAAVLRNQIHVKSPPREGSQGELTPANSQSRMSTNM, encoded by the exons ATGCAGATTGACGTGGACCCCCAGGAGGACCCACAGAATGCGCCTGATATCAACTATGTGGTGGAGAACCCCACCCTG GATCTGGAGCAGTATGCAGCCAGCTACAGCGGCCTGATGCGCATTGAGCGGCTACAGTTCATTGCTGACCACTGTCCCCCACTGCGGGTAGAGGCCCTGAAAATGGCCCTGTCCTTCGTGCAGAGGACCTTCAACGTGGACATGTATGAGGAGATCCACCGGAAGCTCTCAGAGGCCACCAG GGAGCTCCAGAACGCACCAGATGCCATCCCTGAGAGTAGTGTGGAGCCTCCGGCCCTGGACACAGCCTGGGTGGAGGCCACGCGGAAGAAGGCCCTGCTGAAGCTGGAGAAGCTAGACACAGACCTGAAGAACTACAAGGGCAACTCCATCAAGGAGAGCATCAGGCGTGGCCATGACGACCTGGGTGACCACTACCTCGATTGCGGGGACCTCAGCAACGCCCTCAAGTGCTACTCCCGAGCCCGAGACTACTGCACCAGCGCCAAGCATGTCATCAACATGTGCCTCAATGTCATCAAG GTCAGCGTCTACTTGCAAAACTGGTCTCATGTACTGAGCTATGTCAGTAAGGCCGAGTCCACCCCAGAGATTGCAGAG CAGCGAGGAGAGCGGGACAGCCAGACCCAGGCCATCCTCACCAAGCTCAAGTGTGCTGCAG GGTTGGCTGAGTTGGCTGCAAGAAAGTACAAACAGGCTGCCAAGTGCTTCCTGCTGGCGTCGTTTGATCACTGTGACTTCCCTGAG TTGCTGTCTCCTAGCAATGTGGCTGTCTATGGTGGTCTGTGTGCCTTGGCCACCTTTGACCGGCAGGAACTACAGCGCAATGTTATTTCCAGCAG CAGCTCCTTCAAGCTGTTCCTGGAGCTGGAGCCGCAGGTCCGAGACATCATCTTCAAATTCTACGAGTCTAAGTATGCCTCATGCCTGAAGATGCTGGATGAGATGAAG GACAACCTGCTCCTAGACATGTACCTGGCTGCCCATGTCAGGACCCTGTACACCCAGATTCGCAATCGTGCCCTCATCCAG TACTTCAGCCCCTATGTGTCAGCCGACATGCACAAGATGGCAGCAGCCTTCAACACCACGGTGGCAGCCTTAGAGGATGAGCTGACACAGCTCATTCTGGAGGGGCTTATCAATGCCCGTGTGGACTCACACAGCAAG ATCCTGTATGCCCGGGATGTGGATCAGCGCAGCACCACCTTTGAGAAGTCCCTGCTGATGGGCAAGGAGTTCCAGCGCCGTGCCAAGGCCATGATGCTGAGAGCAGCTGTGCTGCGCAACCAGATCCATGTCAAG TCCCCACCCAGAGAGGGGAGCCAGGGGGAGCTGACTCCGGCCAACAGCCAATCTCGGATGAGCACCAATATGTGA
- the GPS1 gene encoding COP9 signalosome complex subunit 1 isoform X9, protein MQIDVDPQEDPQNAPDINYVVENPTLDLEQYAASYSGLMRIERLQFIADHCPPLRVEALKMALSFVQRTFNVDMYEEIHRKLSEATRELQNAPDAIPESSVEPPALDTAWVEATRKKALLKLEKLDTDLKNYKGNSIKESIRRGHDDLGDHYLDCGDLSNALKCYSRARDYCTSAKHVINMCLNVIKVSVYLQNWSHVLSYVSKAESTPEIAERGERDSQTQAILTKLKCAAGLAELAARKYKQAAKCFLLASFDHCDFPELLSPSNVAVYGGLCALATFDRQELQRNVISSSSFKLFLELEPQVRDIIFKFYESKYASCLKMLDEMKDNLLLDMYLAAHVRTLYTQIRNRALIQYFSPYVSADMHKMAAAFNTTVAALEDELTQLILEGLINARVDSHSKILYARDVDQRSTTFEKSLLMGKEFQRRAKAMMLRAAVLRNQIHVKSPPREGSQGELTPANSQSRMSTNM, encoded by the exons ATGCAGATTGACGTGGACCCCCAGGAGGACCCACAGAATGCGCCTGATATCAACTATGTGGTGGAGAACCCCACCCTG GATCTGGAGCAGTATGCAGCCAGCTACAGCGGCCTGATGCGCATTGAGCGGCTACAGTTCATTGCTGACCACTGTCCCCCACTGCGGGTAGAGGCCCTGAAAATGGCCCTGTCCTTCGTGCAGAGGACCTTCAACGTGGACATGTATGAGGAGATCCACCGGAAGCTCTCAGAGGCCACCAG GGAGCTCCAGAACGCACCAGATGCCATCCCTGAGAGTAGTGTGGAGCCTCCGGCCCTGGACACAGCCTGGGTGGAGGCCACGCGGAAGAAGGCCCTGCTGAAGCTGGAGAAGCTAGACACAGACCTGAAGAACTACAAGGGCAACTCCATCAAGGAGAGCATCAGGCGTGGCCATGACGACCTGGGTGACCACTACCTCGATTGCGGGGACCTCAGCAACGCCCTCAAGTGCTACTCCCGAGCCCGAGACTACTGCACCAGCGCCAAGCATGTCATCAACATGTGCCTCAATGTCATCAAG GTCAGCGTCTACTTGCAAAACTGGTCTCATGTACTGAGCTATGTCAGTAAGGCCGAGTCCACCCCAGAGATTGCAGAG CGAGGAGAGCGGGACAGCCAGACCCAGGCCATCCTCACCAAGCTCAAGTGTGCTGCAG GGTTGGCTGAGTTGGCTGCAAGAAAGTACAAACAGGCTGCCAAGTGCTTCCTGCTGGCGTCGTTTGATCACTGTGACTTCCCTGAG TTGCTGTCTCCTAGCAATGTGGCTGTCTATGGTGGTCTGTGTGCCTTGGCCACCTTTGACCGGCAGGAACTACAGCGCAATGTTATTTCCAGCAG CTCCTTCAAGCTGTTCCTGGAGCTGGAGCCGCAGGTCCGAGACATCATCTTCAAATTCTACGAGTCTAAGTATGCCTCATGCCTGAAGATGCTGGATGAGATGAAG GACAACCTGCTCCTAGACATGTACCTGGCTGCCCATGTCAGGACCCTGTACACCCAGATTCGCAATCGTGCCCTCATCCAG TACTTCAGCCCCTATGTGTCAGCCGACATGCACAAGATGGCAGCAGCCTTCAACACCACGGTGGCAGCCTTAGAGGATGAGCTGACACAGCTCATTCTGGAGGGGCTTATCAATGCCCGTGTGGACTCACACAGCAAG ATCCTGTATGCCCGGGATGTGGATCAGCGCAGCACCACCTTTGAGAAGTCCCTGCTGATGGGCAAGGAGTTCCAGCGCCGTGCCAAGGCCATGATGCTGAGAGCAGCTGTGCTGCGCAACCAGATCCATGTCAAG TCCCCACCCAGAGAGGGGAGCCAGGGGGAGCTGACTCCGGCCAACAGCCAATCTCGGATGAGCACCAATATGTGA
- the GPS1 gene encoding COP9 signalosome complex subunit 1 isoform X2 — translation MPLPVQVFNLQQPASSVSGSGGAESQDRMRDSSAPSSASSSVTDLYCTPHSSRSDLFLPGTAGDFSLSASLSACTLLYEGAVEPMQIDVDPQEDPQNAPDINYVVENPTLDLEQYAASYSGLMRIERLQFIADHCPPLRVEALKMALSFVQRTFNVDMYEEIHRKLSEATRELQNAPDAIPESSVEPPALDTAWVEATRKKALLKLEKLDTDLKNYKGNSIKESIRRGHDDLGDHYLDCGDLSNALKCYSRARDYCTSAKHVINMCLNVIKVSVYLQNWSHVLSYVSKAESTPEIAERGERDSQTQAILTKLKCAAGLAELAARKYKQAAKCFLLASFDHCDFPELLSPSNVAVYGGLCALATFDRQELQRNVISSSSSFKLFLELEPQVRDIIFKFYESKYASCLKMLDEMKDNLLLDMYLAAHVRTLYTQIRNRALIQYFSPYVSADMHKMAAAFNTTVAALEDELTQLILEGLINARVDSHSKILYARDVDQRSTTFEKSLLMGKEFQRRAKAMMLRAAVLRNQIHVKSPPREGSQGELTPANSQSRMSTNM, via the exons ATGCCGCTGCCGGTTCAGGTGTTTAACTTGCAG CAGCCAGCCAGCTCTGTGTCAGGGTCGGGGGGTGCAGAAAGTCAGGACAGAATGAGGGATAGCTCGGCCCCCAGCTCGGCCTCCTCGTCAGTGACAGATCTGTACTGCACCCCTCACAGCAGTAGGTCAGACCTCTTCTTGCCGGGCACGGCCGGGGACTTCAGCCTGAGCGCCAGTCTGTCGGCCTGTACGCTGCTTTATGAG GGGGCTGTGGAGCCCATGCAGATTGACGTGGACCCCCAGGAGGACCCACAGAATGCGCCTGATATCAACTATGTGGTGGAGAACCCCACCCTG GATCTGGAGCAGTATGCAGCCAGCTACAGCGGCCTGATGCGCATTGAGCGGCTACAGTTCATTGCTGACCACTGTCCCCCACTGCGGGTAGAGGCCCTGAAAATGGCCCTGTCCTTCGTGCAGAGGACCTTCAACGTGGACATGTATGAGGAGATCCACCGGAAGCTCTCAGAGGCCACCAG GGAGCTCCAGAACGCACCAGATGCCATCCCTGAGAGTAGTGTGGAGCCTCCGGCCCTGGACACAGCCTGGGTGGAGGCCACGCGGAAGAAGGCCCTGCTGAAGCTGGAGAAGCTAGACACAGACCTGAAGAACTACAAGGGCAACTCCATCAAGGAGAGCATCAGGCGTGGCCATGACGACCTGGGTGACCACTACCTCGATTGCGGGGACCTCAGCAACGCCCTCAAGTGCTACTCCCGAGCCCGAGACTACTGCACCAGCGCCAAGCATGTCATCAACATGTGCCTCAATGTCATCAAG GTCAGCGTCTACTTGCAAAACTGGTCTCATGTACTGAGCTATGTCAGTAAGGCCGAGTCCACCCCAGAGATTGCAGAG CGAGGAGAGCGGGACAGCCAGACCCAGGCCATCCTCACCAAGCTCAAGTGTGCTGCAG GGTTGGCTGAGTTGGCTGCAAGAAAGTACAAACAGGCTGCCAAGTGCTTCCTGCTGGCGTCGTTTGATCACTGTGACTTCCCTGAG TTGCTGTCTCCTAGCAATGTGGCTGTCTATGGTGGTCTGTGTGCCTTGGCCACCTTTGACCGGCAGGAACTACAGCGCAATGTTATTTCCAGCAG CAGCTCCTTCAAGCTGTTCCTGGAGCTGGAGCCGCAGGTCCGAGACATCATCTTCAAATTCTACGAGTCTAAGTATGCCTCATGCCTGAAGATGCTGGATGAGATGAAG GACAACCTGCTCCTAGACATGTACCTGGCTGCCCATGTCAGGACCCTGTACACCCAGATTCGCAATCGTGCCCTCATCCAG TACTTCAGCCCCTATGTGTCAGCCGACATGCACAAGATGGCAGCAGCCTTCAACACCACGGTGGCAGCCTTAGAGGATGAGCTGACACAGCTCATTCTGGAGGGGCTTATCAATGCCCGTGTGGACTCACACAGCAAG ATCCTGTATGCCCGGGATGTGGATCAGCGCAGCACCACCTTTGAGAAGTCCCTGCTGATGGGCAAGGAGTTCCAGCGCCGTGCCAAGGCCATGATGCTGAGAGCAGCTGTGCTGCGCAACCAGATCCATGTCAAG TCCCCACCCAGAGAGGGGAGCCAGGGGGAGCTGACTCCGGCCAACAGCCAATCTCGGATGAGCACCAATATGTGA
- the GPS1 gene encoding COP9 signalosome complex subunit 1 isoform X8, whose translation MQIDVDPQEDPQNAPDINYVVENPTLDLEQYAASYSGLMRIERLQFIADHCPPLRVEALKMALSFVQRTFNVDMYEEIHRKLSEATRELQNAPDAIPESSVEPPALDTAWVEATRKKALLKLEKLDTDLKNYKGNSIKESIRRGHDDLGDHYLDCGDLSNALKCYSRARDYCTSAKHVINMCLNVIKVSVYLQNWSHVLSYVSKAESTPEIAEQRGERDSQTQAILTKLKCAAGLAELAARKYKQAAKCFLLASFDHCDFPELLSPSNVAVYGGLCALATFDRQELQRNVISSSSFKLFLELEPQVRDIIFKFYESKYASCLKMLDEMKDNLLLDMYLAAHVRTLYTQIRNRALIQYFSPYVSADMHKMAAAFNTTVAALEDELTQLILEGLINARVDSHSKILYARDVDQRSTTFEKSLLMGKEFQRRAKAMMLRAAVLRNQIHVKSPPREGSQGELTPANSQSRMSTNM comes from the exons ATGCAGATTGACGTGGACCCCCAGGAGGACCCACAGAATGCGCCTGATATCAACTATGTGGTGGAGAACCCCACCCTG GATCTGGAGCAGTATGCAGCCAGCTACAGCGGCCTGATGCGCATTGAGCGGCTACAGTTCATTGCTGACCACTGTCCCCCACTGCGGGTAGAGGCCCTGAAAATGGCCCTGTCCTTCGTGCAGAGGACCTTCAACGTGGACATGTATGAGGAGATCCACCGGAAGCTCTCAGAGGCCACCAG GGAGCTCCAGAACGCACCAGATGCCATCCCTGAGAGTAGTGTGGAGCCTCCGGCCCTGGACACAGCCTGGGTGGAGGCCACGCGGAAGAAGGCCCTGCTGAAGCTGGAGAAGCTAGACACAGACCTGAAGAACTACAAGGGCAACTCCATCAAGGAGAGCATCAGGCGTGGCCATGACGACCTGGGTGACCACTACCTCGATTGCGGGGACCTCAGCAACGCCCTCAAGTGCTACTCCCGAGCCCGAGACTACTGCACCAGCGCCAAGCATGTCATCAACATGTGCCTCAATGTCATCAAG GTCAGCGTCTACTTGCAAAACTGGTCTCATGTACTGAGCTATGTCAGTAAGGCCGAGTCCACCCCAGAGATTGCAGAG CAGCGAGGAGAGCGGGACAGCCAGACCCAGGCCATCCTCACCAAGCTCAAGTGTGCTGCAG GGTTGGCTGAGTTGGCTGCAAGAAAGTACAAACAGGCTGCCAAGTGCTTCCTGCTGGCGTCGTTTGATCACTGTGACTTCCCTGAG TTGCTGTCTCCTAGCAATGTGGCTGTCTATGGTGGTCTGTGTGCCTTGGCCACCTTTGACCGGCAGGAACTACAGCGCAATGTTATTTCCAGCAG CTCCTTCAAGCTGTTCCTGGAGCTGGAGCCGCAGGTCCGAGACATCATCTTCAAATTCTACGAGTCTAAGTATGCCTCATGCCTGAAGATGCTGGATGAGATGAAG GACAACCTGCTCCTAGACATGTACCTGGCTGCCCATGTCAGGACCCTGTACACCCAGATTCGCAATCGTGCCCTCATCCAG TACTTCAGCCCCTATGTGTCAGCCGACATGCACAAGATGGCAGCAGCCTTCAACACCACGGTGGCAGCCTTAGAGGATGAGCTGACACAGCTCATTCTGGAGGGGCTTATCAATGCCCGTGTGGACTCACACAGCAAG ATCCTGTATGCCCGGGATGTGGATCAGCGCAGCACCACCTTTGAGAAGTCCCTGCTGATGGGCAAGGAGTTCCAGCGCCGTGCCAAGGCCATGATGCTGAGAGCAGCTGTGCTGCGCAACCAGATCCATGTCAAG TCCCCACCCAGAGAGGGGAGCCAGGGGGAGCTGACTCCGGCCAACAGCCAATCTCGGATGAGCACCAATATGTGA
- the GPS1 gene encoding COP9 signalosome complex subunit 1 isoform X10, with protein sequence MPLPVQVFNLQQPASSVSGSGGAESQDRMRDSSAPSSASSSVTDLYCTPHSSRSDLFLPGTAGDFSLSASLSACTLLYEGAVEPMQIDVDPQEDPQNAPDINYVVENPTLDLEQYAASYSGLMRIERLQFIADHCPPLRVEALKMALSFVQRTFNVDMYEEIHRKLSEATRELQNAPDAIPESSVEPPALDTAWVEATRKKALLKLEKLDTDLKNYKGNSIKESIRRGHDDLGDHYLDCGDLSNALKCYSRARDYCTSAKHVINMCLNVIKVSVYLQNWSHVLSYVSKAESTPEIAEQRGERDSQTQAILTKLKCAAGLAELAARKYKQAAKCFLLASFDHCDFPELLSPSNVAVYGGLCALATFDRQELQRNVISSSSSFKLFLELEPQVRDIIFKFYESKYASCLKMLDEMKDNLLLDMYLAAHVRTLYTQIRNRALIQYFSPYVSADMHKMAAAFNTTVAALEDELTQLILEGLINARVDSHSKILYARDVDQRSTTFEKSLLMGKEFQRRAKAMMLRAAVLRNQIHVKSPPREGSQGELTPANSQSRMSTNM encoded by the exons ATGCCGCTGCCGGTTCAGGTGTTTAACTTGCAG CAGCCAGCCAGCTCTGTGTCAGGGTCGGGGGGTGCAGAAAGTCAGGACAGAATGAGGGATAGCTCGGCCCCCAGCTCGGCCTCCTCGTCAGTGACAGATCTGTACTGCACCCCTCACAGCAGTAGGTCAGACCTCTTCTTGCCGGGCACGGCCGGGGACTTCAGCCTGAGCGCCAGTCTGTCGGCCTGTACGCTGCTTTATGAG GGGGCTGTGGAGCCCATGCAGATTGACGTGGACCCCCAGGAGGACCCACAGAATGCGCCTGATATCAACTATGTGGTGGAGAACCCCACCCTG GATCTGGAGCAGTATGCAGCCAGCTACAGCGGCCTGATGCGCATTGAGCGGCTACAGTTCATTGCTGACCACTGTCCCCCACTGCGGGTAGAGGCCCTGAAAATGGCCCTGTCCTTCGTGCAGAGGACCTTCAACGTGGACATGTATGAGGAGATCCACCGGAAGCTCTCAGAGGCCACCAG GGAGCTCCAGAACGCACCAGATGCCATCCCTGAGAGTAGTGTGGAGCCTCCGGCCCTGGACACAGCCTGGGTGGAGGCCACGCGGAAGAAGGCCCTGCTGAAGCTGGAGAAGCTAGACACAGACCTGAAGAACTACAAGGGCAACTCCATCAAGGAGAGCATCAGGCGTGGCCATGACGACCTGGGTGACCACTACCTCGATTGCGGGGACCTCAGCAACGCCCTCAAGTGCTACTCCCGAGCCCGAGACTACTGCACCAGCGCCAAGCATGTCATCAACATGTGCCTCAATGTCATCAAG GTCAGCGTCTACTTGCAAAACTGGTCTCATGTACTGAGCTATGTCAGTAAGGCCGAGTCCACCCCAGAGATTGCAGAG CAGCGAGGAGAGCGGGACAGCCAGACCCAGGCCATCCTCACCAAGCTCAAGTGTGCTGCAG GGTTGGCTGAGTTGGCTGCAAGAAAGTACAAACAGGCTGCCAAGTGCTTCCTGCTGGCGTCGTTTGATCACTGTGACTTCCCTGAG TTGCTGTCTCCTAGCAATGTGGCTGTCTATGGTGGTCTGTGTGCCTTGGCCACCTTTGACCGGCAGGAACTACAGCGCAATGTTATTTCCAGCAG CAGCTCCTTCAAGCTGTTCCTGGAGCTGGAGCCGCAGGTCCGAGACATCATCTTCAAATTCTACGAGTCTAAGTATGCCTCATGCCTGAAGATGCTGGATGAGATGAAG GACAACCTGCTCCTAGACATGTACCTGGCTGCCCATGTCAGGACCCTGTACACCCAGATTCGCAATCGTGCCCTCATCCAG TACTTCAGCCCCTATGTGTCAGCCGACATGCACAAGATGGCAGCAGCCTTCAACACCACGGTGGCAGCCTTAGAGGATGAGCTGACACAGCTCATTCTGGAGGGGCTTATCAATGCCCGTGTGGACTCACACAGCAAG ATCCTGTATGCCCGGGATGTGGATCAGCGCAGCACCACCTTTGAGAAGTCCCTGCTGATGGGCAAGGAGTTCCAGCGCCGTGCCAAGGCCATGATGCTGAGAGCAGCTGTGCTGCGCAACCAGATCCATGTCAAG TCCCCACCCAGAGAGGGGAGCCAGGGGGAGCTGACTCCGGCCAACAGCCAATCTCGGATGAGCACCAATATGTGA